In a genomic window of Candidatus Methylomirabilis tolerans:
- a CDS encoding zinc-ribbon domain containing protein yields MAFQDKSLTCVDCGQQFVFTAGEQEFYEQKGFMNEPKRCKSCKAVRKGMGGHGGPRQEYEVVCSACGQQTSVPFKPILDKPVFCKSCFVAKRSTMA; encoded by the coding sequence ATGGCATTCCAGGATAAGTCACTGACATGTGTTGATTGCGGGCAGCAGTTTGTCTTTACAGCGGGGGAGCAGGAGTTTTACGAGCAGAAAGGATTCATGAATGAGCCGAAACGGTGCAAGAGCTGCAAGGCCGTGCGCAAAGGGATGGGCGGCCATGGAGGTCCTCGTCAGGAGTACGAGGTCGTCTGCTCGGCCTGTGGTCAGCAGACCTCTGTTCCCTTCAAGCCGATTCTCGACAAACCGGTCTTCTGCAAGTCCTGCTTCGTAGCCAAGCGATCGACGATGGCGTAA
- the moaC gene encoding cyclic pyranopterin monophosphate synthase MoaC → MKRLTHVDRHGQARMVDISKKDETRREAVARGTVTMQPETLCMIQKGGVPKGDVLAAARLAGVMAAKRVPDLIPLCHPLLLSSAEVEFTPVEKVGRLDIESRIKVTGRTGAEMEALTAVTVAALTVYDMCKAVDKGMTISAIRLVSKTGGKSGGYHRPGENGAGG, encoded by the coding sequence ATGAAGCGGCTTACTCACGTCGACCGACATGGCCAAGCTCGCATGGTCGATATCAGCAAGAAAGATGAAACCAGGCGGGAAGCCGTGGCCAGAGGCACAGTCACCATGCAGCCAGAGACCCTCTGTATGATCCAGAAGGGGGGGGTCCCGAAGGGCGATGTCCTGGCCGCTGCCAGGCTCGCCGGAGTCATGGCGGCAAAAAGGGTGCCTGATCTCATCCCGCTCTGCCATCCTCTCCTGCTCTCCAGCGCCGAAGTTGAGTTTACACCGGTCGAGAAGGTGGGGCGTCTCGACATCGAATCACGGATCAAGGTTACGGGGCGAACCGGGGCAGAAATGGAGGCCCTTACGGCTGTGACGGTAGCGGCTCTGACTGTCTACGACATGTGTAAGGCGGTGGACAAGGGAATGACGATTAGTGCAATCCGCCTGGTTAGCAAAACAGGTGGGAAGAGCGGGGGATATCATCGGCCTGGCGAGAACGGAGCCGGGGGCTGA
- a CDS encoding DUF465 domain-containing protein → MEETEAQLFARLREEHPEFSRLSEKHREFDLKISELDRIYYLTSEQERKRKELQKLKLTIKDQMHVIMRQYRRNHTPATSQK, encoded by the coding sequence ATGGAGGAGACGGAAGCACAACTCTTTGCTCGTCTCAGGGAGGAGCATCCGGAGTTTAGTCGGCTGTCCGAGAAGCACCGGGAATTTGATCTGAAGATCAGCGAGTTGGACCGGATCTATTACCTGACGAGCGAGCAGGAGCGAAAACGGAAGGAGTTACAGAAGCTCAAGCTGACGATCAAAGACCAGATGCACGTGATTATGCGTCAATACCGACGCAACCACACGCCGGCCACATCCCAAAAATGA